The following coding sequences are from one Trichocoleus sp. FACHB-46 window:
- a CDS encoding winged helix-turn-helix domain-containing protein — MQAHLPDELEIDSALWTRRAVQELIEQRCGIQMPIRIVGEYLWWWGYSPQKPLRRAYEQNPEMVEEWLEQTYPVIEQRAKSEGAEIAWGMSQGYAQMLKSVVGMHPSAKPLKFV; from the coding sequence ATGCAAGCCCATTTGCCCGATGAGCTAGAGATTGATAGTGCGCTTTGGACGCGCCGCGCGGTTCAAGAACTGATCGAGCAACGGTGCGGAATACAGATGCCGATTCGAATCGTAGGAGAGTATCTTTGGTGGTGGGGCTATAGCCCACAAAAGCCCTTGAGGCGGGCTTATGAGCAGAACCCAGAGATGGTGGAGGAGTGGTTAGAGCAAACCTATCCTGTCATCGAGCAGCGTGCTAAAAGTGAAGGTGCAGAAATCGCTTGGGGGATGAGTCAGGGTTACGCTCAGATGCTCAAGTCGGTCGTGGGTATGCACCCATCGGCGAAACCCCTGAAATTCGTCTGA